Below is a window of Chionomys nivalis chromosome 19, mChiNiv1.1, whole genome shotgun sequence DNA.
GAGATGCCCACAGCCTCACTCTGAAAACACACGGCAATGGACACTTCTACTAGCTTACAGATACTGTTCacggtggtggcacgcacctttaatccaggcggatctctgagttcaaggccagcctggtctacaagagctacttccaggacaggctccaaagctacagagaaactctacctcaaaaacaaacaaacaaaaaaaacccagatatCTGTTCACAGTACCTTCCTCTAGCAGCTACTCGTGTTAACAAGACCTTCATACAGgcaatgagggctggagagatggctcagctgttaagagctcttttactgctctcgcagaggacccaggtgcTGCTCCCAGAACCCACCAGCCGCTCACAGccctaattccagttccagaggacttaAAGCTCTCTTCTGAATTCAAGGGGCACCAGACAGACACATGGTGCTTATGCGCACACACCCAGgcataatacataataaaaaaaatctaagattaAGGAAAATGTCTTAAGCCTGCAACAAAATGTCTTTATTTGATAGTTAGGTACATCATGTTGTCCACCAAATAAAAGcatctttcacacacacacccaccaggtacacacacaccaaaacacagacacatgcacactcgCTTGCTCAGGAATCAGGTGCTGGCTCCAGCTTCATTTCTTATTAGCCTGAGCGGTACCAATAACACACTGGTTCACCTGTGGACAATAAGGTTACACAAGATCAAAGTTTGCAAGGTAACTGGAACAACCTGTCCATTCCACCCCTAGCCCTGACGCTGGGCTGCCCTCTGAAATGCCGAAATAGGGGCTATGAAAGTAGGCTCAGCCTGGCTTCCCTTAAAGATAACTGTCCCATGTTCACTAAGCCTGGAGGAGGTCAGAAGCCTAAAGAGATGAAGCCCTATAGTGCTGGGtagtttttatgtcaacctgacacagccTAGCTctcatttgaaaagagaaaaactcaactgagaaaatgtccatCAGATTGGCTTATGGACAAGTCAATTTGTGATTGATACAAGAGGACCCACAGCCCTCTTGTGGGCACTATCACCCAGGCAGGTGGGTTCTGGGGtggtaagaaagcaggatgaggagcagcccagcactcaggaggcagaggcaggcaaatctctgagtttgaggccagcctggcatgcAGCTCAcgcttccaggacaggctccaaaattataggagtgttttgtctgcatcatatgcatgcatgtctgaTGCCTGCAGAGAGTGTAGCAGATCCTCAAGTTAGAGTTAGGGATTTGTGAACcaacatgtgagtgctgggaactgaactcaggtcctctccaagaacagcaagttctcttaaccactgagccatctgcccaacCTGTACATCACTTTAAAGCCGCCTCCCTccattttgagtcagggtctctgtacgtagccctggctgtcctgacactagttctgtggaccaggctggcctcaaactcagagatttgtctgcctgcctccctgtgctgggattaaaggtgtgagccactaccacctagCTTGGGGGCTGTTTTTCAGAGCAAAGTAAACAAAGGACAAAAGTGCAGACATAGGGAGGGAGTcagaacacagacagacacatgtacatagGGAAAGAGTCagagcacagacagacacatgtacatagGGAAAGAGTCagagcacagacagacacatgtacatagGGAAGGAGTCagagcacagacagacacatgtacacagggAGGGAGTCAGAGCACggacagacacatgtacatagGGAAGGAGTCagagcacagacagacacatgtacacagggAGGGAGTCAGAGCACggacagacacatgtacacagggAGGGAGTCAGAGCACggacagacacatgtacacagggAGGGAGTCAGAGCACGGACAGACACATCTACACAGGGAGGGAGTCAGAGCACGGACAGACACATCTACACAGGGAGGGAGTCAGAGCACGGACAGACACATCTACACAGGGAGGGAGTCAGAGCACGGACACATCTACATAGGCTGTGTGGccatttcttctaaaaatattaattcaGATGGCAGCAGTTAAAAATGGAATCAGTGTGCAGTACCCAAGATGCCTATCAAGTTTTAATTCTGTTTGGATAGATGTGCCCCAGCCTAGAAAACAGGAGTCATGATGGAGATGCCTCTAAACAGCCAGCTGACATATGGGCAGGTGTGGTGCTTTAAACGAGaaggcccccataggctcacacatTTGAATCcttggtcccagttggtggacctgtttggggaggattaggagaTGGAGCCTCGTCAGAGAAGTGTAGTGGGGGTGGGAGTCTTTGAGATTCCAGTCCCAGTCTCTTTGTTCTCTGTCTCCAACCCCATTCACCTGCCTTCTGTTGTGCCCCATTGCCAtaaagaccatgaatttgaatcCTCTAAAACCATAAGCCCCCAATAAACTAAGACAGCAGGATAGCAATAGTACCTTGGAGGCAAAGCGCAGTGAATTGAGAGACTCGGAGACATTCTCTTCCAAAGGGGAAATGTTCACAAACATGAGCCTGTGGAAAGAGAAGGCCACGCCAGCATCAGTGGTCCGCACACCAGCCGCAGAGGCCGCAGGCCGAACGCGCAGCCCCGCAGTCTGTCCTTCTACTCACATCTTGGCACTGCCACCCAGCGAGTTCTGCAGCAGGTAGGTGAGCTTGCTGTTTCGGTAAGGTACGTGAGACTCCTGAAGGGCACAGGCAGTTAGGCCAGGACAGGATCTCCACAGCTCATGGCAGCCAGCCCCTGCCTTACCTGCCCATGCATCCACTCCTACCTTATTGCTCAGAGCCATTATGACCAGTCCCAGTGTAGACAGACTGCTGTTGATAGCCTGTGTTTCCCGAAGACGGTCACGCTCCCCAGGGCCTAGGGCTAAGCCAGGGTCTAGCCGCTCACTCCCAGCCAGGTCTATAAGGTTGAGGGGAGCGCCACACTGCAGGCCCCGAGCAGCATGCTCTCCAGAAATCTGCAGCTGGAACACACTGTGACTGCGTGACGATCTCTCATTCTGGGCAGTGCGGGCCACAGCCCGATTCTGGCGGGCCAAATGGAGCAGAGCCTCCACCTGTGGATTGTATTAGCAAGGCGTAGAGGCAGTCACAAGATAGGCCATgctgatgccgggcggtggtggcgcacgcctttaatcccagcacttgggaggcagaggcaggtggatctctgtgagttcgagaccagcctggtctacaagagctagttccaggacaggctccaaaaccacagagaaaccctgtctcgaaaaaccaaaaaagatagGCCATGCTGATGGAAGTCTGATAATGATCCACCCCTGCCCTCTTGGAGCAAAACCAGACTAGCAGCATGAATACGAACACATTCAGACAGCAGGCTGGGGCGGGACTATTGTCCAGGCCTGCAAtgccaagcactcgggaggctgaagcagaaccAAAAGTTCAAGGGCTCCTTGAGAGACGAGAGACGGGGAGTTCTAGGCAACTTGGTgaggccatgtctcaaaataaaaactgactAGGTATGGTGGCTTGGGCCTATAATCCgcagcactcagaaagctaagaCAGGAAGATTGTATTGAGTTCAGAGTCAGCCTGGGCTGGAGTGCAAGATTCTCAAAAGGAATAAAAGGACAGCCCAAGTGCATCCCTGCCTGAAGAGCACCAGAGCCCTGAGACAAAACAGCCAGGTAACCATCATGGTTGGGGTGAAGAACAGGAAGAGTCCTGATGCCCCTGGGAGGCGTCTAGTGGCAGTCGCCCCTCAGATGCACCACTTGTCTCTGCCCCTTGCAGCTAAGTCTAGTGACACCCACGCTCGCAGCCCATCCTTTGTCCTTTGTATGCTCTTGTCTACCCCCCCTGCCCACTTCTCCCACTCCAGCCCCCACTCGCCCTCACCTCTTTTTCACAGGAAACAGGGACATAGCGTGCATTGGTGACGGTGAGCTCCTCACTCCCTGGACCTGCTCGACGAATCTCACACTCGCCCCCTTGCCCCTTCCGGGTCCCAGTGGCCAGCAGGTCTCGGACCGTCTCATTGTAGATCTCTACGTAACTTGCCACAAAACTGTACGTCCAGCCCTGGCCACCCATCTCCTGGGCCACGGAGAATAGATGCCGCAGGGCCCGAGGGATCAGCCCCTCCAGTTGGGGGTCTCCCCCAGGCCCACCCTCCATAGTGAAGGTCTTGCCACTGCCTGTCTGTCCATAGGCAAAGATACACACAGGGTAACCATCCAGTGCTGACTGGACAAGCATGGAGATCTCCTCAAATACTTCCTCCTGCTTGCTTCCTGGTGGGAATACCCGATCAAAGGAGAAATCATGGCGGGTAGTGGGTGCTGGTGCCCCGGTCAGGGTGGCACGTCGATCATCAGACCGTGAGACGCTAAGGTGGGTAGGGGGATCAGAGGGTCCAGCAGGGCCATGGGGAAATAGGAGGAAGCCAGGGGATGGAGTGGGCTCCCCTGCAAGGACAGGGCGCACCCGGCAGAATACCCGGATATTGCCCTTGAGTTCCTGCAACTGGTTGTGGAGTCGACGGCGCTCCATCTCCAGGCCATGCAGCCGGTCTCCTTGTTCAGCCAATAAGGTCACCTGGGCTGCGGTCTTCTGCCGCAGAGACACCACCTCTGCTTCGCTGCTTGACAGAGCGGTTTCTGAGGCCTGTAACCTCCTCTACCCAGAGCAGAGGAACAGAAGGTGGGGTACAAACAGTAATCAGAACAAGGATTATGTCAAAATGGGGTAGGTCTCTTGTTGCATGGTTGTCACAGTCTGGTAAAAAGGTAagaaagtcaggcagtggtggcacacgcctttaatcccagaacttgggaggcagccagccaacctgctctacagagctagttctaggacagccaggctacatagagaaaccctgtcttgaaaaaccaaaaagtagccgggcggtggtggcgcacgcctttaatcccagcactcgggaggcagaggcaggcggatctctgggagctcgaggccagcctggtctacaagagctagttccaggacaggctccaaaaccacagagaaaccctgtctcgaaaaaccaaaaaaaaaaaaaaaagaaaagaaaaaccaaaaagtaaaaaataaaatgcaaccaggtggtggtggcgcacacctttaattccaacacttgggaggcagaggcaggcggatctctgtgagtttgaggccagcctggtctacaagagctagttccaggacaggctctaaaactacagagaaaccctgtctcgaaaaaccaaaataaaataaaatgcagtaagAAAATGGGTGTAGAGCTGCTTGGCCTACAGAGATCGCTCAGTGAATAAAAGCATCAGTGTGAAAGCCCTGAGTTGAAACTCCCAACATGCATGgaagaaaagctgggcatggctccatgtacctataaccccagcagatCTGGGACCCTGCTGGCTAGCCCAGCCAAAACAGTGAGCTGCAGGTTCAGTGAACCCTCACCCCTTGCtgccaaagagagagaaagaaaagaaggtgcGGAGCCCAGCACTAGGATAGGAGTGTGAAGGGCTGGCCAGGAGACGCCAGAGTGGCTCAACAAAGGGGGACGTGCTATCAAAAGTGCCAGACGTGGGCCTTGAGTCATTAGAGACAGTAGTGCCAGCTAACTGGAGCTCGCCAGACTTCA
It encodes the following:
- the Kifc1 gene encoding kinesin-like protein KIFC1 isoform X3; translation: MNMQAQRPPLLEVKRNFELKTTLVKASSRLPLPGSKLKRGPDQMEDALEPAKKRTRGLGAVTKIDTSRPRGPVLSTVSQTQGPTAAQKGPKKTGPRGCATVASVLKNPKAAPAAPAAPAQKPGTSAAPMVAGKRPGKRPAWDLKGQLCDLNEELKRYREKTQKLDQENQGLREQLKEAQEQATVLETERNTLARELASVRTQAEQSQQKLETLCARVLELEECLGTKERLVQELQKEKLELQEEQKALATHLEEQERRLQASETALSSSEAEVVSLRQKTAAQVTLLAEQGDRLHGLEMERRRLHNQLQELKGNIRVFCRVRPVLAGEPTPSPGFLLFPHGPAGPSDPPTHLSVSRSDDRRATLTGAPAPTTRHDFSFDRVFPPGSKQEEVFEEISMLVQSALDGYPVCIFAYGQTGSGKTFTMEGGPGGDPQLEGLIPRALRHLFSVAQEMGGQGWTYSFVASYVEIYNETVRDLLATGTRKGQGGECEIRRAGPGSEELTVTNARYVPVSCEKEVEALLHLARQNRAVARTAQNERSSRSHSVFQLQISGEHAARGLQCGAPLNLIDLAGSERLDPGLALGPGERDRLRETQAINSSLSTLGLVIMALSNKESHVPYRNSKLTYLLQNSLGGSAKMLMFVNISPLEENVSESLNSLRFASKVNQCVIGTAQANKK
- the Kifc1 gene encoding kinesin-like protein KIFC1 isoform X1, which translates into the protein MEDALEPAKKRTRGLGAVTKIDTSRPRGPVLSTVSQTQGPTAAQKGPKKTGPRGCATVASVLKNPKAAPAAPAAPAQKPGTSAAPMVAGKRPGKRPAWDLKGQLCDLNEELKRYREKTQKLDQENQGLREQLKEAQEQATVLETERNTLARELASVRTQAEQSQQKLETLCARVLELEECLGTKERLVQELQKEKLELQEEQKALATHLEEQERRLQASETALSSSEAEVVSLRQKTAAQVTLLAEQGDRLHGLEMERRRLHNQLQELKGNIRVFCRVRPVLAGEPTPSPGFLLFPHGPAGPSDPPTHLSVSRSDDRRATLTGAPAPTTRHDFSFDRVFPPGSKQEEVFEEISMLVQSALDGYPVCIFAYGQTGSGKTFTMEGGPGGDPQLEGLIPRALRHLFSVAQEMGGQGWTYSFVASYVEIYNETVRDLLATGTRKGQGGECEIRRAGPGSEELTVTNARYVPVSCEKEVEALLHLARQNRAVARTAQNERSSRSHSVFQLQISGEHAARGLQCGAPLNLIDLAGSERLDPGLALGPGERDRLRETQAINSSLSTLGLVIMALSNKESHVPYRNSKLTYLLQNSLGGSAKMLMFVNISPLEENVSESLNSLRFASKVNQCVIGTAQANKK
- the Kifc1 gene encoding kinesin-like protein KIFC1 isoform X2; this encodes MVAGKRPGKRPAWDLKGQLCDLNEELKRYREKTQKLDQENQGLREQLKEAQEQATVLETERNTLARELASVRTQAEQSQQKLETLCARVLELEECLGTKERLVQELQKEKLELQEEQKALATHLEEQERRLQASETALSSSEAEVVSLRQKTAAQVTLLAEQGDRLHGLEMERRRLHNQLQELKGNIRVFCRVRPVLAGEPTPSPGFLLFPHGPAGPSDPPTHLSVSRSDDRRATLTGAPAPTTRHDFSFDRVFPPGSKQEEVFEEISMLVQSALDGYPVCIFAYGQTGSGKTFTMEGGPGGDPQLEGLIPRALRHLFSVAQEMGGQGWTYSFVASYVEIYNETVRDLLATGTRKGQGGECEIRRAGPGSEELTVTNARYVPVSCEKEVEALLHLARQNRAVARTAQNERSSRSHSVFQLQISGEHAARGLQCGAPLNLIDLAGSERLDPGLALGPGERDRLRETQAINSSLSTLGLVIMALSNKESHVPYRNSKLTYLLQNSLGGSAKMLMFVNISPLEENVSESLNSLRFASKVNQCVIGTAQANKK
- the Kifc1 gene encoding kinesin-like protein KIFC1 isoform X4 — encoded protein: MNMQAQRPPLLEVKRNFELKTTLVKASSRLPLPGSKLKRGPDQMEDALEPAKKRTRGLGAVTKIDTSRPRGPVLSTVSQTQGPTAAQKGPKKTGPRGCATVASVLKNPKAAPAAPAAPAQKPGTSAAPMVAGKRPGKRPAWDLKGQLCDLNEELKRYREKTQKLDQENQGLREQLKEAQEQATVLETERNTLARELASVRTQAEQSQQKLETLCARVLELEECLGTKERLVQELQKEKLELQEEQKALATHLEEQERRLQASETALSSSEAEVVSLRQKTAAQVTLLAEQGDRLHGLEMERRRLHNQLQELKGNIRVFCRVRPVLAGEPTPSPGFLLFPHGPAGPSDPPTHLSVSRSDDRRATLTGAPAPTTRHDFSFDRVFPPGSKQEEVFEEISMLVQSALDGYPVCIFAYGQTGSGKTFTMEGGPGGDPQLEGLIPRALRHLFSVAQEMGGQGWTYSFVASYVEIYNETVRDLLATGTRKGQGGECEIRRAGPGSEELTVTNARYVPVSCEKEVEALLHLARQNRAVARTAQNERSSRSHSVFQLQISGEHAARGLQCGAPLNLIDLAGSERLDPGLALGPGERDRLRETQAINSSLSTLGLVIMALSNKAHVCEHFPFGRECLRVSQFTALCLQGEPVCYWYRSG